From one Melioribacteraceae bacterium genomic stretch:
- the recA gene encoding recombinase RecA, giving the protein MSAEQDAKMKILDDTISNIEKQYGKGTIMKLGDGVINPVDSIPTGSISLDYALGIGGVPRGRIVEIYGPESSGKTTLCLHIIAEAQKRGGLAAFIDAENALDIGYAKKLHVDVKNLLLSQPDYGEQALEIVDTLVRSNALDIIVIDSVAALVPRAEIEGDMGDPHMAVQARLMSQALRKLTGAINRSKTVVIFTNQLRSKIGVMFGNPETTTGGNALKFYASLRMDIRRIAAIKDGQNVIGNRTKVKIVKSKVAPPFKEVEFDILYNEGISKTGDLIDIATNADIIKKSGAWFTYGEDRYQGREQFRQFLVENEEAYKKLDLEVKKHLGMLKDDPKVEAPKEKEEKPSKGKK; this is encoded by the coding sequence ATGTCAGCAGAACAAGATGCTAAAATGAAAATCTTAGACGATACAATTTCCAATATTGAAAAGCAGTATGGAAAAGGTACAATTATGAAATTGGGCGATGGGGTTATCAATCCCGTTGATTCAATACCAACCGGATCAATTTCACTCGATTACGCATTAGGAATTGGTGGTGTACCGCGCGGAAGAATTGTTGAAATTTACGGACCCGAATCTTCCGGTAAAACAACATTATGTTTGCACATAATTGCCGAAGCACAAAAACGTGGCGGACTAGCAGCATTTATTGATGCCGAAAATGCCCTTGATATTGGCTATGCTAAAAAATTGCATGTTGATGTTAAGAATCTTTTATTATCTCAACCTGATTATGGTGAGCAAGCTCTAGAAATTGTCGATACACTTGTTCGATCAAACGCTTTAGATATAATTGTAATTGATTCGGTTGCCGCACTTGTACCTCGTGCCGAAATTGAAGGAGACATGGGTGATCCTCACATGGCGGTTCAAGCAAGATTGATGTCTCAAGCTTTGAGAAAATTAACCGGTGCAATTAATCGTTCTAAAACTGTGGTTATTTTCACAAATCAATTGAGAAGTAAAATCGGTGTAATGTTCGGAAACCCGGAAACAACAACAGGTGGAAACGCACTTAAATTTTATGCATCTCTCAGAATGGATATCAGAAGAATTGCAGCAATAAAAGACGGACAAAATGTAATCGGCAACAGGACAAAAGTAAAAATTGTAAAGAGCAAAGTTGCTCCACCATTTAAAGAAGTTGAATTCGATATTCTTTATAACGAGGGAATTAGTAAGACCGGAGATTTAATTGACATCGCGACAAATGCCGACATAATTAAAAAGAGCGGTGCATGGTTCACTTATGGCGAAGATAGATACCAAGGCAGAGAACAATTCCGTCAGTTTTTAGTTGAAAATGAAGAGGCCTACAAGAAACTTGATTTGGAAGTTAAAAAGCATTTAGGAATGTTAAAAGACGATCCAAAAGTTGAAGCGCCAAAAGAAAAAGAGGAAAAACCCTCAAAAGGTAAAAAATAA
- the pgsA gene encoding CDP-diacylglycerol--glycerol-3-phosphate 3-phosphatidyltransferase has protein sequence MVLPNQLTTLRILLTPVFLYLFLTGDPVLIRISFVVFIIAAITDWYDGWLARKFNYITNWGKFMDPLADKILTSAAFFGFVFIDILALWMVIVIVARDLIVTLLRIYADYRRIKFTTTRLAKIKTFSQMIFLYYLLLVYTFSTFPELVSDYHSLFSFLLDSSLIYWTMFVITIFTAYSGLNYLFINSKLIRKLFNSET, from the coding sequence ATGGTACTACCAAATCAATTAACAACACTCCGCATTCTTCTTACTCCGGTATTCTTGTATCTATTTTTGACCGGTGATCCCGTATTGATTAGAATATCTTTTGTAGTGTTTATAATTGCTGCAATAACAGACTGGTACGATGGCTGGCTTGCACGAAAATTTAACTACATAACCAATTGGGGAAAGTTTATGGATCCCCTGGCTGATAAAATTTTAACATCAGCTGCATTCTTTGGTTTTGTTTTTATAGATATACTTGCCTTGTGGATGGTTATAGTAATTGTCGCTCGTGATTTAATTGTTACTCTTTTAAGAATTTATGCCGATTACCGGAGAATAAAATTTACTACAACTCGTCTAGCAAAGATCAAAACATTTTCCCAGATGATTTTTCTTTATTATCTGCTTCTTGTTTATACATTCAGTACTTTCCCGGAACTTGTCTCAGATTATCACAGTTTATTTTCGTTTCTATTAGATAGTAGCTTAATCTATTGGACGATGTTCGTTATTACAATTTTTACAGCCTATTCCGGACTTAATTACCTATTTATTAATAGCAAATTGATTAGGAAATTATTCAACAGTGAAACTTAA
- the thpR gene encoding RNA 2',3'-cyclic phosphodiesterase, whose protein sequence is MTNRLFITLDIPDETIEEIIELRNHLYSAKDAKWEGKDKYHITLKFLGDTKVDLIPRINSHLENISGTTKEIKLSFDRFGMFYRERVPKIFWIGLEHNIYLQSLHNKIDNACAEFGFQKEKRKFNPHLTILRIKGNEKISILEKMTQTKIQPINFTAKTISLMKSDLKPTGSVYYTIKSFELS, encoded by the coding sequence ATGACGAATAGATTGTTTATTACTCTGGATATTCCAGATGAAACAATTGAAGAAATTATTGAATTAAGAAATCATCTTTATTCAGCTAAAGATGCAAAGTGGGAAGGGAAAGATAAATATCACATAACTCTAAAATTTCTTGGTGATACAAAAGTCGATTTAATTCCCAGAATAAATAGCCATCTAGAAAACATTTCCGGAACTACAAAGGAAATAAAATTATCATTTGATCGATTCGGGATGTTTTACAGAGAGAGAGTTCCAAAAATATTTTGGATTGGTTTGGAACATAATATTTACTTGCAAAGTTTGCATAACAAAATTGATAATGCGTGTGCTGAATTTGGATTTCAAAAAGAGAAACGAAAGTTTAATCCGCATTTGACTATTCTTCGTATTAAAGGAAATGAGAAAATTAGTATTTTAGAAAAAATGACTCAAACAAAAATTCAACCTATAAATTTTACTGCCAAAACCATATCTTTGATGAAAAGTGATTTGAAGCCGACCGGATCGGTCTATTATACAATAAAAAGTTTTGAATTAAGTTAA
- a CDS encoding amidohydrolase family protein has protein sequence MRKIFLVTFILIITSSLYSQVAVKGEKIYTMSGSVIDNGVVLTESGKIIAVGSQSEIQIPEGFEVVEGKVVTPGLVDARSVVGLAGIYNQKHDQDQLETSDPIQPELRAIDAFNPREELLGWIRKFGVTTINTGHAPGGLSSGQTMIIKTTGDMKNDILDTLSAVVFSLGSDVSGQFKKPGSRPKGIAMLRSAFQEAKTYMESKEKKGVNLRNEILSKILRGDVPAVITANSAIDILAAIRLSEEFNFKLILDGAAESYLIIDELTNKELPFFLHPMMSRTKNLSYDTPKLFQDNKILYAIQSGYESYVPKSRVILFEAAIAAANGLTFEEALATITINPAKILGIDNKVGSLEVGKDADIAIYDGDPFEYTTHCCGVIINGKIYESECK, from the coding sequence ATGAGAAAAATATTTTTAGTAACATTTATTTTGATAATCACTTCTTCTCTTTACTCACAAGTTGCAGTTAAAGGTGAGAAGATTTATACAATGTCAGGTTCAGTTATTGATAATGGAGTTGTATTAACCGAAAGTGGAAAAATAATAGCTGTTGGTTCTCAATCAGAAATTCAAATTCCCGAAGGTTTCGAAGTTGTAGAAGGCAAGGTAGTTACACCGGGCTTGGTTGATGCAAGATCAGTTGTAGGTTTAGCCGGAATTTACAATCAAAAACATGATCAAGATCAACTCGAAACTTCTGATCCGATTCAACCCGAACTTCGTGCAATTGATGCTTTCAACCCAAGAGAAGAACTGCTAGGTTGGATTAGAAAATTTGGAGTGACAACAATAAATACCGGACATGCTCCAGGTGGTTTATCAAGTGGACAAACGATGATAATCAAGACTACAGGTGATATGAAAAATGATATTCTTGATACTCTCTCTGCGGTTGTTTTTAGTCTTGGTTCAGATGTCTCCGGACAATTTAAAAAACCGGGAAGCAGACCGAAAGGAATTGCAATGCTTAGATCGGCATTTCAAGAAGCAAAGACATACATGGAAAGCAAGGAGAAAAAAGGAGTTAATCTTAGAAATGAAATTCTTTCAAAAATATTAAGAGGTGATGTTCCGGCGGTAATTACCGCAAACAGTGCGATCGATATACTCGCTGCGATAAGACTTTCAGAAGAATTTAACTTCAAACTCATACTCGATGGTGCAGCCGAGTCGTATTTAATTATTGATGAACTTACAAATAAAGAATTGCCGTTCTTTTTACATCCAATGATGTCAAGAACGAAAAATTTGTCCTATGATACACCTAAACTTTTCCAGGATAATAAAATTCTTTACGCAATTCAGAGTGGATATGAATCATATGTTCCAAAGTCCAGAGTAATATTATTCGAAGCAGCAATAGCTGCGGCAAATGGTTTAACTTTCGAAGAAGCGCTTGCAACAATAACAATTAATCCTGCTAAAATTTTGGGAATCGATAACAAAGTTGGAAGTTTGGAAGTCGGTAAAGATGCCGATATTGCAATTTATGATGGTGATCCGTTTGAATATACAACACATTGCTGCGGTGTAATTATTAACGGAAAAATATACGAAAGTGAATGTAAGTAA
- a CDS encoding regulatory protein RecX has protein sequence MRILSLVKKNNYVTVTLDTEEKLRLHYEVVVKCGLRKNDELSDQQLKSILDTEKEFNLKNSALLLLSRRLHSSFELQTKLMKKGHTKEEIKPILDDFKNKGYLSDKEFAERFIEEGLKKKKGLMKIKADLFSKGVSREIIDRLLYDYEGDDSLLENAKILAEKKMISINRKELEPFQKKQKLYSYLSGKGYSSDIIRQIVDELIEDDQ, from the coding sequence ATGAGAATCTTATCTCTCGTTAAAAAAAATAATTATGTAACCGTAACTCTTGATACAGAAGAAAAATTAAGGCTGCACTATGAAGTTGTTGTAAAGTGCGGCCTTCGTAAAAATGATGAGCTTTCCGACCAACAATTAAAATCAATTCTTGATACTGAAAAAGAATTTAATCTAAAGAACTCCGCATTACTCTTACTCTCACGCCGCCTTCACTCCTCGTTTGAACTTCAAACCAAATTAATGAAGAAGGGACACACAAAAGAAGAAATCAAACCTATTCTAGACGATTTTAAAAATAAAGGTTACTTATCCGATAAGGAGTTTGCGGAGAGATTTATTGAGGAAGGTCTTAAAAAGAAAAAAGGATTAATGAAAATTAAAGCTGATCTATTTTCTAAAGGTGTTTCACGTGAGATTATTGACAGATTATTATACGATTACGAAGGTGATGATTCATTGCTTGAGAACGCTAAAATATTAGCCGAGAAAAAAATGATATCAATTAATCGAAAAGAATTAGAACCGTTTCAAAAAAAACAAAAACTTTATTCTTATCTAAGCGGGAAAGGTTATTCATCGGATATTATTAGGCAAATTGTGGATGAGTTAATAGAAGATGATCAGTAA
- a CDS encoding MFS transporter, which produces MATEKISIKEFPRTFWIANTMEIFERMAWYGFFAVSSLYITGAVEDGGLGFTDEDRGVLQGVVTFFLYLFPVVSGALADRYGFKKLLFTAFAILVPSYYLLGQLKTFPTFFFAFMLVALGAGTFKPVIVGTISKTTNEKTGSMGFGIFYMMVNIGGFLGPVVAGIMRAISWEYVFLASSIWIGINFIFVTLFYTEPTTESTSANPRSLKKVFNDMVIVLGNARFFLFVFGLLVILVMGSKFTSTGAITWTAITILSFVWLIINLGYDFILHSRKSRSATWFTSPMKLADWRFALFLLLMSGFWTAFNQIFYTLPLYIRDFTDTSDLFGFLYSALESIGLVTWADSLNAGMVTPNQLNPEYIININAGGIVLFQVIVSYFVTRLKPFTTIFWGTIITIFSFIILIFGTTGWIVAAGILVFSFGEMMASPKQKEYTGRIAPPDKVALYMGYFYWAVALGNLFGGILSGQMYAAFARDMQRPDIMWAIFAALAALTALLVFLYDKFVIRRKN; this is translated from the coding sequence ATGGCTACCGAAAAAATTAGTATCAAAGAATTCCCTCGTACTTTTTGGATTGCAAACACGATGGAAATCTTCGAAAGAATGGCATGGTATGGATTCTTTGCGGTTTCCTCTCTTTACATTACCGGTGCGGTTGAAGACGGCGGTTTAGGTTTTACCGATGAAGATCGAGGTGTTTTACAGGGGGTCGTTACTTTTTTCCTCTATTTGTTTCCCGTTGTTTCAGGAGCATTAGCCGATCGATATGGTTTTAAAAAACTTTTATTTACAGCTTTCGCGATTTTAGTTCCCTCCTATTATTTACTTGGTCAATTAAAAACATTTCCGACATTCTTCTTTGCATTTATGCTTGTTGCATTGGGTGCCGGAACTTTCAAACCCGTCATTGTAGGAACCATTTCAAAGACTACAAATGAGAAAACCGGTTCGATGGGATTTGGAATCTTTTACATGATGGTAAATATCGGTGGTTTTCTCGGGCCCGTGGTTGCCGGTATTATGCGAGCTATTTCATGGGAATATGTATTTCTTGCATCATCAATTTGGATTGGAATTAATTTTATTTTCGTCACATTGTTTTACACAGAACCCACAACCGAAAGCACTTCTGCTAATCCCCGTTCATTAAAGAAAGTTTTCAACGATATGGTAATTGTTTTAGGCAATGCAAGATTTTTCTTATTTGTATTCGGCTTATTGGTAATTCTTGTAATGGGTTCCAAATTTACTTCAACCGGTGCAATTACATGGACGGCAATTACAATCCTTTCATTCGTCTGGCTTATTATTAACTTGGGATATGATTTCATCCTCCATTCTCGTAAATCAAGAAGTGCTACTTGGTTCACTTCACCGATGAAACTAGCCGATTGGAGATTTGCACTTTTCTTGTTACTTATGTCAGGATTTTGGACAGCATTTAATCAAATATTTTATACTCTGCCATTATACATTCGTGATTTTACAGACACTTCCGATTTATTCGGATTTCTCTATAGCGCTTTGGAATCAATCGGATTAGTAACTTGGGCTGATTCTCTTAATGCCGGCATGGTTACACCCAATCAACTTAATCCTGAATACATTATAAATATTAATGCGGGTGGAATTGTTTTATTTCAAGTAATTGTTTCTTATTTCGTAACAAGACTAAAACCATTTACAACAATTTTTTGGGGAACGATTATAACCATTTTCAGTTTTATTATTCTGATTTTTGGAACCACAGGTTGGATTGTTGCTGCAGGTATTTTAGTTTTTTCTTTTGGCGAAATGATGGCAAGTCCGAAACAAAAAGAATATACCGGAAGAATTGCACCACCGGACAAAGTTGCTTTATACATGGGATATTTTTATTGGGCGGTTGCACTCGGTAATTTATTTGGTGGAATTTTATCAGGTCAAATGTACGCTGCATTTGCAAGAGATATGCAAAGACCGGATATTATGTGGGCTATTTTTGCAGCACTTGCAGCTTTAACTGCTCTTTTAGTTTTCCTTTATGATAAATTTGTTATTCGAAGAAAAAATTAA
- a CDS encoding acyl-CoA dehydrogenase family protein: protein MQKFVGVDYYNIEDLLSEEEILVRDSVRKFIDDNVIPVIEKHYQDGTFPMDLIPKLGELGVFGMTLPQKYGCAEMNNVAYGLAMQELERGDSGVRSFASVQSALVMYPIYTFGSEEQREKWLPKLAAGEKIGCFGLTEPDYGSNPGGMVTKAEKVDGGYKLNGAKMWITNGTLADVAVVWAKLDGKVRGFLVEKGTEGFSAPEMKGKHSLRASVTSELILQDVIIPEENLLPKSDGLKSALMCLNQARYGIAWGVTGSMMACYDTALNYAKSRVQFSKPIAGYQLTQAKLVYMLTEITKAQLLNHRLAILKDEGKLKHTQVSMAKRNNCEKALEIARISREILGANGILDEYPVMRHSANLESVYTYEGTHEMHTLIIGEDVTGLAAYDS, encoded by the coding sequence GTGCAAAAATTCGTAGGTGTTGACTATTATAATATAGAAGATCTTCTATCCGAAGAAGAAATATTAGTTCGTGATTCAGTTAGAAAATTTATAGATGATAATGTTATACCGGTAATTGAAAAGCATTATCAAGACGGTACATTCCCAATGGATTTAATTCCCAAACTCGGTGAACTTGGAGTTTTCGGAATGACACTTCCGCAAAAATACGGATGTGCCGAAATGAACAACGTTGCTTACGGACTTGCAATGCAAGAACTCGAAAGAGGTGACAGCGGTGTTAGAAGTTTTGCTTCGGTTCAAAGTGCTCTCGTAATGTATCCAATTTATACTTTTGGTTCTGAAGAACAAAGAGAAAAGTGGCTTCCAAAACTAGCCGCCGGAGAAAAAATCGGCTGCTTCGGATTAACCGAACCTGATTACGGATCCAATCCCGGCGGAATGGTAACCAAAGCCGAAAAAGTTGACGGTGGTTATAAACTCAACGGCGCAAAGATGTGGATTACAAACGGAACACTTGCTGATGTTGCCGTTGTTTGGGCAAAACTCGATGGAAAAGTGAGAGGCTTTTTGGTTGAAAAAGGAACCGAAGGTTTCAGTGCACCGGAAATGAAAGGCAAACATTCATTGAGAGCATCGGTCACTTCAGAATTAATTTTACAAGATGTCATTATTCCTGAAGAAAATTTATTACCAAAATCAGATGGTCTAAAATCCGCACTAATGTGTCTAAACCAAGCAAGATATGGCATTGCATGGGGAGTTACAGGCTCAATGATGGCATGTTACGATACCGCATTGAACTATGCAAAATCAAGAGTTCAATTCAGTAAACCGATTGCCGGTTACCAGCTAACTCAAGCTAAACTTGTTTATATGTTGACCGAAATCACAAAAGCTCAGTTACTAAATCATAGATTAGCTATATTGAAAGATGAAGGCAAATTAAAACATACTCAAGTCTCGATGGCAAAAAGAAATAATTGTGAAAAAGCATTAGAGATTGCTCGTATATCAAGAGAAATTCTCGGTGCAAATGGTATCCTTGATGAGTACCCAGTTATGAGACACTCGGCAAATCTTGAATCTGTTTATACCTATGAAGGTACACATGAAATGCATACTTTAATTATTGGTGAGGATGTTACCGGATTAGCTGCATACGATAGCTAA
- a CDS encoding phosphatidylglycerophosphatase A: MKLNLFEKIIGSVIFTGYIKYASGTFGSLVALVIYLLPGFENPTLLMLAISISFVLGVSLGPKFEEVYGKDPRQFTLDEVTGTWISLIFVPKSILFISIAFVLWRLLDIIKPFPARISERLKGGWGIMMDDVIAGFYTLILMHILIYFVQ, encoded by the coding sequence GTGAAACTTAATCTATTTGAAAAAATTATTGGATCGGTAATTTTCACTGGTTATATTAAATATGCCTCGGGTACTTTTGGCAGTTTGGTTGCTTTAGTGATATATTTGCTACCCGGTTTTGAGAATCCGACTTTACTCATGTTAGCAATTTCAATTTCTTTTGTCTTGGGTGTTAGTCTAGGACCAAAATTTGAAGAAGTGTACGGCAAAGACCCGAGACAATTTACACTTGATGAAGTTACCGGAACTTGGATAAGTTTAATTTTTGTTCCCAAGTCAATTTTATTTATAAGTATTGCGTTTGTCCTATGGAGATTATTAGATATTATTAAACCTTTTCCCGCAAGAATATCGGAGAGATTAAAAGGGGGATGGGGAATTATGATGGATGATGTTATTGCCGGGTTTTATACTCTTATATTGATGCATATACTAATTTATTTTGTTCAATAA
- a CDS encoding DUF971 domain-containing protein, which translates to MSPDKIELKDGYLIINWDDKSSTSIELNILRRNCPCAYCNQFREHHSNSMLQVFLEDQLKIAEIKTVGSYALGIKWKDGHNTGIYEYNQLKKLAT; encoded by the coding sequence ATGAGTCCCGATAAAATTGAATTGAAGGATGGATACTTAATAATTAATTGGGATGATAAATCATCCACTTCAATTGAGTTGAATATACTGAGACGTAACTGTCCGTGTGCATATTGTAATCAATTTAGAGAACATCATAGTAATTCAATGCTTCAAGTATTTTTAGAAGATCAACTAAAGATTGCAGAAATAAAGACAGTCGGTAGTTATGCGTTAGGAATAAAATGGAAGGACGGACATAATACCGGCATATACGAATACAATCAATTGAAAAAATTAGCCACATAG
- a CDS encoding phosphoribosylaminoimidazolesuccinocarboxamide synthase: MEKIILQTDFKELKLFKKGKVRDIYDLGDSLLMVSSDRLSAFDVILNDGIPYKGKVLTKISEFWFNFVEDIIDNHILATNIIDYPHSCKPYLNDLEDRSMIVKKSELIPLECIVRGYISGSGWNDYMKDNSICGIKLPKGLSESDKLPEPIFTPSTKAEIGDHDENIFESEARALIGPDYYDIIKEKAIAIYSKAAEYALTKGIIIADTKMEFGIYEDQIIIIDELLTPDSSRFWPLDKYEPGRAQDSYDKQYVRDYLLSINFNKQPPPPKLPEDVINNTSAKYREALYKLTGIEL; the protein is encoded by the coding sequence ATGGAAAAAATCATTCTTCAAACCGATTTCAAAGAGCTAAAATTATTCAAAAAAGGGAAAGTTAGAGATATTTATGATCTTGGTGATTCTCTTTTAATGGTCTCTTCGGACAGACTTTCTGCATTTGATGTTATTCTGAATGACGGAATTCCTTACAAGGGAAAAGTTCTCACAAAAATCTCGGAGTTCTGGTTCAATTTTGTTGAGGATATAATCGATAATCATATTTTAGCTACAAATATTATTGATTATCCTCACTCATGTAAACCATATTTGAATGATTTAGAAGACCGGTCTATGATAGTTAAGAAATCGGAATTAATTCCTCTGGAATGTATTGTTCGAGGTTATATTTCCGGTTCCGGTTGGAATGATTATATGAAGGATAATTCAATTTGCGGAATCAAACTTCCGAAAGGATTAAGTGAATCGGATAAATTACCTGAGCCGATTTTTACTCCTTCAACAAAAGCTGAAATTGGTGATCATGATGAAAATATATTTGAGTCTGAAGCAAGGGCACTAATTGGACCGGATTATTACGATATCATTAAAGAAAAAGCAATTGCGATTTATTCTAAAGCTGCCGAATATGCTTTAACAAAAGGCATAATCATTGCCGATACAAAAATGGAATTCGGTATTTACGAAGATCAAATAATAATTATTGATGAACTGCTTACACCTGATTCGTCTCGTTTCTGGCCTTTGGATAAATATGAACCGGGTCGTGCTCAAGATAGTTACGATAAACAATATGTGAGAGATTATTTACTTTCGATCAATTTTAATAAACAGCCTCCGCCACCAAAATTACCCGAAGATGTAATTAATAACACTTCGGCAAAATACAGAGAAGCGCTTTATAAATTAACCGGTATTGAATTATAA
- a CDS encoding competence/damage-inducible protein A: MKACLITIGDEILIGQTVNTNVSFIGEQLTNLQIDVIKSIVIGDDEETIMHEFNEAYKSSDLIIVTGGLGPTHDDVTKSCVAKFFKSDLIKNEDVLNDIKQLFKKRGREVTESNEQQALVPKIAEVIRNSRGTAPGMWIEKSKKIFVVMPGVPYEMKEMMISSVVPKLDVILGERKEFTIIKNLMTTGIAESHLYEKLGNINELLNGSKLAFLPNQFGVKLRMTVKASKEVDAQNKLSELEQRIRAIAGRYIYGKDDEKIEEVIGRLMVDRGIKIAVAESCTGGLISSRLTNVSGSSSYFDRGVVAYSNAAKVEILRVDEDLLQKYGAVSLEVARLMAEGVKAISGSDIGLSVTGIMGPTGATPNKPVGLVYVGICDDNLCTAKEFRFGDDRLLNKDRTAQAALEMVRRNLLGIPYDE; encoded by the coding sequence ATGAAAGCATGTCTAATTACAATTGGTGATGAAATACTAATCGGTCAAACGGTTAACACGAATGTTAGTTTCATTGGTGAGCAACTTACTAATTTACAAATTGACGTTATCAAATCAATTGTTATAGGTGATGATGAAGAAACTATTATGCATGAATTTAACGAAGCATATAAGAGTTCTGATTTGATTATTGTTACTGGCGGACTTGGCCCCACACACGATGACGTCACAAAAAGTTGTGTTGCAAAGTTTTTTAAATCCGATTTAATTAAAAATGAAGATGTACTAAACGACATAAAACAACTTTTCAAGAAAAGAGGGAGAGAAGTCACAGAATCTAATGAACAGCAAGCACTCGTTCCTAAAATTGCTGAAGTAATACGTAACTCAAGAGGAACCGCACCCGGAATGTGGATTGAGAAAAGTAAGAAGATATTTGTTGTAATGCCCGGAGTTCCTTATGAAATGAAAGAGATGATGATCTCATCAGTTGTTCCAAAATTGGATGTAATTCTAGGTGAACGAAAAGAATTCACCATAATAAAAAATTTAATGACTACCGGAATTGCCGAATCCCACCTTTATGAAAAACTAGGTAATATCAACGAATTATTAAACGGATCGAAACTTGCATTCCTTCCTAATCAGTTTGGCGTTAAACTCAGGATGACAGTAAAAGCATCTAAAGAAGTCGATGCACAAAATAAACTTTCTGAATTGGAACAGAGAATTAGAGCTATTGCGGGCAGATATATTTATGGAAAAGATGATGAAAAAATAGAAGAAGTCATCGGCAGATTAATGGTTGATAGAGGAATTAAAATCGCCGTTGCAGAATCATGTACCGGTGGATTGATTTCAAGCAGATTAACCAATGTTTCCGGAAGCAGTTCTTATTTTGATAGAGGAGTAGTTGCATACAGCAATGCAGCAAAAGTAGAAATACTTCGAGTGGATGAAGACTTGCTTCAAAAATATGGTGCTGTTAGTTTAGAAGTTGCTCGTTTAATGGCTGAAGGTGTCAAAGCAATTTCAGGTTCTGATATTGGTTTGAGTGTCACCGGAATAATGGGCCCGACAGGCGCAACTCCAAACAAACCGGTCGGTCTAGTATATGTTGGAATCTGTGACGATAATTTGTGCACTGCAAAAGAATTTCGTTTTGGGGATGATAGATTATTAAATAAAGATAGAACAGCTCAAGCCGCATTAGAAATGGTTAGACGAAATCTTCTCGGTATTCCATATGACGAATAG